TGCACCGCTGATGTTACAGGTTCAACATATTTCTCATGTGCAAGTTAAAAACAGACAATGTATTCAAGAAGAGTATACAAGCTGTTTTTACAACTACATCATCATCAAGCAAACGTAGCAAGGCATGAAATATGATGGCAGGATACAGTGAGACAGGTTGAAAGAGCCGCAGTAACTAGTCGGAATCAGAGTCATGCCTCCTCTTGTGCTTGTCTTTGCGGTGGCGCTTCGACCTGTCGTCCGACTCATGCCGACtcctcttctcttgcttgtcacgcctcctctcctttccttccGAGTGCCTTTCTCGCTTCCGCtctttctcccctcccctctcctcacgCCTCCTTTTGCTCCTACGATCATCATCGGAATCTTCACGTTCCGGTTTGGTTTCCAGTGGAGGGTTGTCAGCCTGCTCAGCGGGCACCATTTCTGGAGGATCAAGGTTAAAGGAGCTCGATTCTTCCTCTCTGCGAGGACCCCTGAGATAATGTGCATTATGATTATATTATTAGTAATTCATCAAATATCACTAGAAAAAACTTTTCAGATAAGTTCGATTATATGACCACTATATAATAAGGATGATTTAAAGTGGGTTTTGAAACTATTGCGGCATGAACTTACTTGTATAAACCTAGACCCTGCACTTGTGCTGCTTCAGCATGTCCAGCACCCAAGTCTTCTGCAGTTGATCCTCGCTTAATAAGCTCTGCGTACTCATGCTTATCTAATCGGTTGCCCTTAGGTCGACTACTACGCTTAGGAACTAAGCCAAGTGCCTCCCGCATGGactgctcctcctcttccttcacTCTCCTGATTTCTTCCTTGAGAGCATCTTCTGAGTCAGATTTCTTATCTTTTGTATACCAGAACAGGTCCTTCCCTGGCCGAGATAATCAGTCTCTCGTATCAATAACTTAGAATCCACAgggttatacattaaaataacaGGACTTTAAAAAGTAAAACAAGCATTGACATTCCAATCCACTTTAGTTGAAGGCTTATCAAAACATTTGGCCAAGCCCAGCTGAAAAAGGAGATCTATTGCTACTAGCCTACTATTATCAAGCCAAAACGAGGTTTCTAAGGTACAATTACAAACTCACTTGAGCTGGTAACAAAACAACACATGCCAATATTGAACTCACTGAATGCACCTACGGTTCACAAATTCACTGCTCACAAGACCAACATTTCTTCCAGTTGATAAATAACTAGAAGGTCGAAAAACATGAATGactaattttaatttgtatcTGGAATccataaaataaaaaaggatgCCATAGCACTTTATTTGTATCAGCTAGAAAGTCAATAAATAGAATGCCAGCGCTTTTGTTTAGTTCGTGCTAACCCTGACAAATGCCTGCTTATGTTTCAACAGTTACGCACTTGTCGCACTAAAAATACATATTCCAGTTCAATTATATCAAAGGTAATGTCCCGGTATACACAAAATGATAGTGTTAACCTGAACAACTTGAGGGAGATGTGATTAGCCACTCTTGATTTCTGGACATGGGACAACTGGTATTCGCTAATCTAGTAGACTAACAGTACAGCTAAATCAAGGTCAAGTAGGAAACTACAGTAAGagataagatatttttaacaatttaattagACCATGTGacataaaaaagaagaagaagaagaagaagaaaaaccacTTTATGTCGAGCAGTAAAAAACCATTGTTTTATAAGGACTAGCCAGCCAACAAAGGTGGATGTAAACAAGGGGTATTGTTATATTTACCTTTCTGCCATCTTCCAACAGGAGCCTTAATGCTATGACCGAGGTAATTCTCTCGGTGCTTGTCAACCTTAACATCATCCCATTTGAATTCTGCAAGGAACAAAAGGAGAAAAGTATTTAGATTTACTGAGCTTTTCTAATAATTGTATGTTCAACCCATATAACAAAAAAGCTCGTAAGCTACAATGCAAAGTGCAAGATGGAGATGACACAATGGCAGTGGAACAGAACAACATGTAGAAGAGCTTATAGCAAAAACAAACGATCAAAATGTAGGCCTATTCATGTTGGCAGGTGTAGGAGTAGTCCAGTGCACGCTTTTCTGTTTGAGAAAAGGTAGCTTTATGTTCATAGTACAAAATGAAGAACCACAGGTGCAATTGGAGGAGCTAACGGGCTGCACTCATTATTTGTAGCGCTTGTAAAGTTGAATAGTAAGCATAAGGTTATACAATTAGGGCACCGATGATGCCCATAAGTGATGATAATCTAGTGAGTTTATCATATACAAAGTAGTTATATAGTACAAGCCTATAaatgaacccccccccccccaaaaaaaaaaagtgatgatTTTCTCTTTCAGATGCAGCAATTGTAATCAATGTAATTTGGATCATTTTCTCACCTCATTGTATCTTGTAGTTATCTAGCAACTTTTTGCTCATTCAGCATGAGGATGAACCTTAGCATTATAAAGCATAAAACACAACGAAATACAGAGAGTAAAACTGAATATTCCATGATATCCTATCCTAGAGCTCGGAGCACACTAATAAGTGCCGTACATTGCAGCAAACAAATGCATATCCATAATATATGCCCACAGAAGTTGAAAAACTCGTGTAAATTTTGGAAAGCTCATACATCCAGCATATAGAAGTGCTAATACTAATTTTATAGTGTCATGTTTCATCCTGATGACTGGTATTGCCATGCCACCATTCATTAAGGTAATTTTGGCAGCAGTACGTTGTAACCCCAGTAGTTGTTGTCCCTTGATGATCCGACTGTCAGTCTGTCACACGAGGATCCCTTGCAATGGGGTCATCCATTCATCTTATGACCATTGTTTTTAAACTAAAAAACAATGTCGGAACCAATGAGGAACTTGGTATCAATtggatagagaagagataaaggTGAACACGCGTGACGAAGGGTGCTGAATGCGGGCAGGCATACGTGCGTGACCGCGCCATGTGCAGTTTCCATCTTATAACCTTTCAAAGGAACATGATTCAATAACAATTTGGCAGACACAGAATTCCTCCTGAGGCAAGATCATACAAGCAAACAGATGAGTTGGAAGGTAAGATCCTACGCACTAACCACATAGACACAAGAGACGCACTAGCTAATCGAATCCAGTGCAACACGGACGAGTTGGAACCAACAAGTAAGACCGGACGAGATGCAATCAAACGCGAGGAAGGAGCACCGACAAATCAACAACTAGAACCTTACAGCCACAGCGAGTCCCTAGCATTAAAAACCCTAGCGAGTGTTTCAcggaagtaaaaaaattacgCGGCAGAATTAGGGCCCGCAGCCAGCGATTGAGATCTCACGGCGAGTGGATTTGGGAAAGGTAGGAGAAGGAGAGAGCTTACGATCCCGtccgccgcggacgccgcctCTCGTCGGGTGGTACATCTCCGCCCGGTCGCGCCGCCGGTGGGGTGGGGAATTcggcggaggaagacgacgacgatttGCGTAGTGgaggtttttttcctttttttttttttttttgagattgaGATGGGCGACCGCCATATGCGGAATGGGCCCTTTATGTTTCGGCCCACGACGAAAGGAAGCCCACCGGCGTCAATCTCCACCGTCCGATCCGATCGGACGGTCGAAACGGCACAGAGCATGCAGCCACAAAAACCCTAGGTCGGGAGCACGCATCCTCACTCGCcgccttctctcttctctcgcgCCGTTTCGCTCCCTGaccctccgcggccgccgccgatcaTCATGAGGTGATTCCCGCCGCCCAATCTCTACTTCCCTTCTTACGGTTAACGAATCTCTTCTATTGCTTAGTTTCTGTCGCTATGGCCTTCTGTGATTCTGCGCGCTTGCTTTGTTAGATCAAAGCTCTTATTAAGATGTAAGAAGATGATATGGAATTCGGACGATTTGTTTAGTTTATGTCTCATTAAAGCGATGGATCTCGAGATAGACTGGGATCACGTAGCTGTACACCTTGCATGATCTAGAGTTTTCTGCTTCTCGCTAGAGATCAGTGGCGCTAGCTAGATTATGTCTGAATATAGGTTACTGATCGGTATAAGAAATGCTCGTTCTTTGTTTCCTGAACAAAATTCACGTGCTGAGCTTGCGTGATCAATTGCAGTAAGTTGCAGAGCGAGGTTCTCAAGGAAGCAATCTCCCAGGTTGTTGGGGAATCCAAGGAGAAGGGCAGGAAGTTCACCGAGACCGTTGAGCTTCAGATTGGTCTCAAGAACTATGACCCGCAAAAGGACAAGCGTTTCAGTGGCTCCGTCAAGCTGCCCCATATCCCCCGCCCCAAGATGAAGGTCTGCATGCTTGGTGATGCCCAGCATGTCGAGGAGGTAAGATTATGATGCCATACCCATTTTGATTTTGTAAATTTGTACACCCTCCGTTTAGATTGAAATTGAGGATTTTCCTTTCTCACTCATGTAAGTGACCTTAGATTATTTAAGTCTTTGTTTTACATTCTTGTAGTATCTTAACTGaaacatatttcatatttttaatttgtttggttgaattattatttgtgcCTTGCCTGATATATTGTCTGGGTCCTTCTCCATTGCATCTCAAGTGTTGTATGCTATGTATAATTGGCTGGAGTCTGAAATTAAGAATGTTCACACGTTGTTTGTGGATCAATTTATTCTGTCTAATGAGAATTTATTTATCTGCCAACTTGCTGCGGATTGGCTCGTGTACAGGCTGAGAAGATTGGGCTTGACTACATGGATGTTGAGGCTCTTAAGAAaatgaacaagaacaagaagctGGTTAAGAAGCTTGCCAAGAAGTACCATGCTTTCTTAGCATCAGAGGCCATCATCAAGCAGATTCCTCGTCTCCTTGGTCCTGGTCTCAACAAGGCAGGCAAGTATTCCATTTTCTGACATTCTTGCTTTTTCTTGGTGTAGTTCTGAATTTTAACGAGTGCATGCTAGTTTTTCTTGGTGTAGTTTTGAATTCTAATGAGTACATGCTAGTTTTTCTTGGTGTAGTTTTGAATTCTAACGTGCACAGTATCGTTTCATATGC
The Oryza glaberrima chromosome 8, OglaRS2, whole genome shotgun sequence DNA segment above includes these coding regions:
- the LOC127781690 gene encoding uncharacterized protein LOC127781690 — translated: MYHPTRGGVRGGRDQFKWDDVKVDKHRENYLGHSIKAPVGRWQKGKDLFWYTKDKKSDSEDALKEEIRRVKEEEEQSMREALGLVPKRSSRPKGNRLDKHEYAELIKRGSTAEDLGAGHAEAAQVQGLGLYKGPRREEESSSFNLDPPEMVPAEQADNPPLETKPEREDSDDDRRSKRRREERGGEKERKRERHSEGKERRRDKQEKRSRHESDDRSKRHRKDKHKRRHDSDSD
- the LOC127781694 gene encoding 60S ribosomal protein L10a gives rise to the protein MSKLQSEVLKEAISQVVGESKEKGRKFTETVELQIGLKNYDPQKDKRFSGSVKLPHIPRPKMKVCMLGDAQHVEEAEKIGLDYMDVEALKKMNKNKKLVKKLAKKYHAFLASEAIIKQIPRLLGPGLNKAGKFPTLVTHQESLESKVNETKATVKFQLKKVLCMGVAVGNLSMEEKQIQQNIQMSVNFLVSLLKKNWQNVRCLYIKSTMGKPIRVF